ttttggccaATCCCGGATTTCGAAGTTTCCTCTTACAAGTGAAGTGGCTTCTACGATCAGTCCAGAAATTAGATTTACCAGTTAAAGGTCTTTAAAATCGAAATAGCCTTATATACTCATCTACTCcgagtttttttcttttttggtcAAAATATAGTTTAATACGCAACCGAATACAGTACACAATCGTAAGAAACGAAACAGTTTATGTACGGATAGTGAAGTTTATGTAAGGATTGCGATTTTACCACTTAATACCATTTGCAGAAAGCACGTGTTCGTAGTACCACTGAAGCGGTGCCTGGCACGCTTCCAGTACTCCGGCTGTGCGCGAGTCTGCCCACCTGAATACGACCCAGTGTGCGGCACAGATGATAAGACTTACTCAAACAAATGCTTCTTGGAGATGGAAAACTGCCGTTCAAGGTACATTCAAACTTCATGTATGCTGCGAATACAATACGTGCAAATGTTAGTTTTGGTTATGTTTTTTCAGGAAAATACCTccgggtttttatttttttattaggcatttattaatttattagctttttaagagaaacaaacagtactattacacaagagtaatgccgtattttttatcacataaaccaatgaagttaaCACAACTTAGATCGCCTTAATCTGACTTCTATGTTCATATTTTCGCATGAAAAGTGCctatctgaataaataaatatttgactttgctttgactttggctttaaaattatacagataatataaaatatttggtctatttataaaatatttgggtATCAAATATTCTTggtaaaaatgtttattgtcTTCGGCTCTGTCGCAAACGTCGTTTCATCGGCTCTGCTCTGATTTCTTGTAGCTTTTCGTCTTGAACCGTTTATCGCATTATTCTGAGCTAGATAAATCACTATGTGTTATGTTCTTTTTTCAGGAGTCTTGTCCAACTGAAACATCTGGGCACGTGCACAGAACCTATCGCCGAGGAACCGAAAAATTATCTTTACCGATAGACTAAGAATATATACgtctagttttaaataattaaagtcaTATCAACGTATTTCGCTTTCACATATCGATGCATTTTGGACATAGAGTCCTATAAATTAGTGCCAACATTAAGTAAAATATAGGCTAACTTAATTGTAGAGACCAATACTAAAACGTCTTCCATTTTCGATTTATGTCATGTCAGTGACttgtttttattgtaagtaCAAATTCAAGATGGCATCGAGAATATGACGTCACATAATGGTGTCTCAATCGGATAATAAGAAAAGTGATATTAATAGATATGTGTGGAATTGAGTAGGTTGTTTGAAATAGTAAAATTgtcaatactttatttattttctactttttaatgtattaagGGACTTCTAAATTTTAGAATAGGATCCATAAGAAGTCTTCGTTCGGGAACTTATGTCAAATGCGGCAACATAGCTGTGTTCCATAAGAACGTGCTAGCATATAGATCCCTCAGGACCTATGAGTGTTGCGAGATGTCTAGCTATAATCGGTGACAAACAGGAAAATCTTCGTGGCGTTTCATGACATACGGTATATGCTCTCTACGCAAGTTACGCTTGAATAAAAGAGCATTCTCAGATGTAGAGTTTGCAATGGTTACTTTATCGACTTCTGCAGATTAGATATAACAAATTAAGTTCAATGTTCGTTATATCAATACTAATATGTGAGACTGAAGCCTAGCTGTGAGAATGAGTGTCCTTCCTTTATCACGTTACTACACTTAAACTGTTCATACCGAGGTGTCTCGCACATTTTTATTGGAAAGGCAGTCTTCAAAAGAATACAAAAACGCACCACAAATATTGTTTTCTCGAGCTACTTTCTTAGCTGTTTTGAATAGTAAAAGTGGTAGAAATTagcttattataaattatttgacgataaaaaattcttatttctgcatgaaatataaataaaatttggcgaAGTCGACGAAGCGAAACTCCGATTccgataaatatataaatggtgACGAAAAACACAATGATGTATCGAAAATGATgattaaaattagtaattaattattatagtccGCCCTTGCATTTATATTcacacttttatttaactttaaataaaattgttactcTATAATTAGCGTTTAGATAGGTACCAACCTAAGTTTTGactgctttatttatttctatttattgtcTGAATAGTTAGGaacgtgtaaataaaagctAGTGGTTTATTGCGCAATCTTTCATCtcacatttcattttatattatagatcagtgacaaatgaaaaaaatgtttataatgtaaCTTGAACTAAGATGTGTGAAATTTACTTATAACCTTTCTTATACTTATTGTATATTtgctataattttaattgattattattctTTATGAAAGCCACACCATCcacagaatatatttttattatggatTAAGTAGCAATAatcataacaattattattgtaaactttACTTCAACATTAAGTAGAAGTCGGTGTAATACCGATCACGAAAATAagaattaactaaaaaaacagttattttataatccaGTGGGTACAATTGTTATTAATCGTGTAACTAGTCCAATCTGAATTCGGATTCAACAATGCCGAGGGCGTTATTCTAACCCTCGCAAATCACCATGTTGCAACTTCAGATTAGACTACTTATTTTGTGTATCTGTTGGGTGGTATGATTGTGTTATACTATAATAGCAAATTATCAAGTAAGATATTCCAGTGGCGtttctcataatattattaataataacaaaacttgATGCGTAAATACATAATACTCCTTGTATACCTACGTGTTTTAACAaactctaaataaataaaatgaatattaaaaacttttgtgttttatttaaacaaattcctCTAAATAGATAGAATTCTGTAAGTAATTCCAATGTCAGTCCAGTCAAAAACAGATCTTTGTATTTTACAGATCTAAAATTAGACTTGTTTAAAAATAGACGTCCTAGGTAACAAAAATAGATCCAGAAGGAACAAAATACAgaggtaacaaaaataaaacaggcAAATGCGAGTCAGACCAAAAACCGAAGGCTCCATACGCTATTGGTTGGTTAACTATACGTGTGATTCCAAAACACTATATTTGGCACCGACTTTGAGCTTGAGTAAATCAGAACGTGCTTAACAACGTCCAATTAAAAATAAGGATAAAAAGAAATAGCCATTAGGTCCGGTGTATAAATACTTTTCATTCATATTAATTCTACAAAAAACAACATGGCCTCTCGAGCAGTGGATAATGTTCAAATTGCGTTTTTTTCAATACATAACCTATCCACCAGTTCTATTGGGAATCCACAGGGCTGGAAGTATTCCGACATTTCATCAACCAACTGTCTAAATTTCTTCATGAAGTTCGAGAAGGTTGTCATGTTCAGGGCGTCGTTCCATTTTAGTATAGtgactaaaaaataatatatatatcacatacACTCCAATAAAAAAGACAATGTATCACATCCGAGGTTAGCATAGCTGAAATCGGAAATAAATAGTGTTGATAGAAGTTGGAGTTTAATTGCAATCAtctcccattaccggccaactacagggcatgggtctcttctcagaataaaAAGAGTTAAGTCTGGCCAAATGCCGATTGGTAGGCTTCAGACATCTTTGAGAATCTTATGTAAAATTGttcagcatgcaggtttcttcactcCGATTAAATTAATAACGGTGCATggtcagtacatatttaaaagtttaatttatgtccataagaaaagaagatgaacaaaattataaaagaaaatggataacataaatattagaaacaaaaatGAACTCCTTgttcagtttactaggctgcataataTTGCTACTTCATTCAACGGAAATTGTAAAATCTTAGAGATGTcactcaataagttcaaagtttgtttaaaacgtaagcttacagaaaagtccgATTATataggattacttaaacgataaaaaagcttgggtatgaattgctatggtgataacataaagtcttttgtgggctcttcttagaccaggggcGCACTTGGaatactcgtagctttaggtttaagttggcgaacgtaatTATCACCGTCCCCTTACATTTATGTTATCAtatacgtatgaacgcttcataagtgcctgtgacatgaccacatgaataaagaatatttgaatttgaatctgtATTTGGTATGTGATAATGGAGTCGAAGTAATATGttaaaccctaatcggtttctacgcgacgttgtACTTCAATGCTAAACCGCTTTTTGCGGCACGTTTATTGTCGGCAGGATggccagaccagaaaaaattcagaaatcatgaATAttccctgccggaaatcgaacccatggaGGATATAAGCAAACAATATGTTCAGCATTATATTAGTAGATATCGATTTGAATCTTTGTTCAAGTCAACTTAGATTAACTACAGAAACGTTTAAATACAAACCGACAGTAGCAAAGAATGAGAATAACCATATCCAAGCCATTCCGTTGATACTTAGCTACTTTACCAAAAATCTTATTGTAATGTTACTGTATACGAGGCTAGGCTTGTAAAAGTTATATTCGAGAAATCCATCGCAAACAAACGAGTGATATAAGCGCTATGTGATAAGTTGATAACAGATTTCGTCACATTCAATAAccaaattgttataattattacagaATTTTGAAAACGTCTACTTCAGAATAAAATTTGTCATTGTAACAAACCATAAACCTTACCATAAACTGATGCACTAGTAGCACAGATTCATTTGTGTGTAGGTATGTCACGCAGAAATTATGAAAATAGGCTTTTCTCCAAATCTCGGATTCGGATTGACAAGATTCtttaacatataatatttttaaagatatgaCATTTTAcaagactgtttttttttttgtatacaagGTTGTATCTCTTAGTAAAACTGTTGGCCCAATATACTCTAACTGTGCACTTGAAACACCCTTAAACAAACAGTacacaaaaattaaagactGCCTTTAGCATCTGTGCAAAATAAATTCGGCCTAGACAGTTTCAATTTTGCAGAACTTACGGACTTCGCCCGAACTTATTATACTCAAATTGTAAACACAGTAAAACTATTATctaaatcataattaattacCAGCGATGGTAGAGGTGTTCTACAATATGTCATATTGCTtatttatcatcgtcatcatcattagtaTCTTCTTTTAAAATGCTTCTTCTAACAATGATTCTTCTTACATTTCATAATTTCCAGATGAACAGTTGGCCTGGGTCCCCGAACACTTACACCAACTTGAAGGAACATCGAGAAGTATTAGTATATCGGTCGAGCGCATCGCCACAGCTCCAGTATTTGTGTAATTGCGTAGATCGGCCGCGCCGTTGCCTGCGCGTCGaaactctcaatgagtatacaaagaagttgagtttaaaattttgtgcttatattaaatggggtaatttttttttgcaaactcAGGGCCTTAAAGTGGAGAAAATAAGGAGTAGttctataaaatgtaattaaaatatgcttCATTTTGAGCAATAAACAGTCTTAACTGACGATCATAAGAAGTCGCACCATTCGGTTTCTTTTATACAATTTTGGTACGGTACTCTAAAAAGAATAAACACCGAAGATACTTAATTATGTTGCTTTAAATCTTTTTGTAAGAAATTGCAAAGTCACAAGATAAATAAGTATGTAACAAGTAACTACATTTCATCACTCTATATAGTGTTAAGAAATAAGATTTTCAATCAGTAAAGAGTTAATATTCTAGATAGAGCAAGCTTGGATACTCGTCAACAAGATCACGTAACTGTCgattgtacaaataaataagaatacgTTTAATGGAGACTAAAAGTCAAAGAAATGGACACACTTATTGGCAATGGACTTTTACGTTATTCggtatgtttaatgtttattataagcaaGCTGACTCGCACGAATGTTAtggaaataatgtaaaaatataacagtttgttttcctacTTGTTCCTACTAATCCCCGCAACACTAGCCTTTCACAGGCGAGTAGAAGATTTACCAGGGTGACTTTATTTCGTAAAACAACGGACAGAATGGAAAATGCGCGAATTATTTAATGGCTCCATTAAAATAAGGCAACAATTACTACAGCTTAAAGCATGTTTCCTAGTCTCAAGATCGCACAACCGtcgttaattaaaatatgcttcATTTTGAGCAATAAACAGTCTTAACTGACGATCATAAGAAGTCGCACCATTCGGTTTCTTTTATACAATTTTGGTACGGTACTCTAAAAAGAATAAACACCGAAGATACTTAATTATGTTGCTTTGAATCTTTTTGTAAGAAATTGCAAAGTCACAAGATAAATAAGTATGTAACAAGTAACTACATTTCATCACTCTATATAGTGTTAAGAAATAAGATTTTCAATCAGTAAAGAGTTAATATTCTAGATAGAGCAAGCTTGGATACTCGTCAACAAGATCACGTAACTGTCgattgtacaaataaataagaatacgTTTAATGGAGACTAAAAGTCAAAGAAATGGACACACTTATTGGCAATGGACTTTTACGTTATTCggtatgtttaatgtttattataagcaaGCTGACTCGCACGAATGTTAtggaaataatgtaaaaatataacagtaTGTTTTCCTATTTGTTCCTACTAATCCCCGCAACACTAGCCTTTCACAGGCGAGTAGAAGATTTACCAGGGTGACTTTATTTCGTAAAACTACGGACAGAATGGAAAATGCGCGAATTATTTAATGGCTCCATTAAAATAAGGCAACAATTACTACAGCTTAAAGCATGTTTCCTAGTCTCAAGATCGCACAACCGtcgttaattaaaatatgcttcATTTTGAGCAATAAACAGTCTTAACTGACGATCATAAGAAGTCGCACCATTCGGTTTCTTTTATACAATTTTGGTACGGTACTCTAAAAAGAATAAACACCGAAGATACTTAATTATGTTGCTTTGAATCTTTTTGTAAGAAATTGCAAAGTCACAAGATAAATAAGTATGTAACAAGTAACTACGTTTCATCACTCTATATAGTGTTAAGAAATAAGATTTTCAATCAGTAAAGAGTTAATATTCTAGATAGAGCAAGCTTGGATACTCGTCAACAAGATCACGTAACTGTCgattgtacaaataaataagaatacgTTTAATGGAGACTAAAAGTCAAAGAAATGGACACACTTATTGGCAATGGACTTTTACGTTATTCggtatgtttaatgtttattataagcaaGCTGACTCGCACGAATGTTAtggaaataatgtaaaaatataacagtaTGTTTTCCTATTTGTTCCTACTAATCCCCGCAACACTAGCCTTTCACAGGCGAGTAGAAGATTTACCAGGGTGACTTTATTTCGTAAAACTACGGACAGAATGGAAAATGCGCGTATTATTTAATGGCTCCATTAAAATAAGGCCACAATTACTACAGCTTAAAGCATGTTTCCTCAAGATCGCACAACCGTCGTTATTCGTATGATTTTCTACTTTATGCTATAGTAATACAGTTCTATTTTAGAATTAGTCAGTATATACTCGGGCAATTTTGCGTCCTGTCTGAACTGACCCTGAAGGGGTAAGACGAGGGTTGAGAATAGTTGAGAAGGTAATATGAGGTAAAATATTGTGTGGATAAAACagcttgttaaaaatatttaagctcTCTATACCCTGTCTCAATACTTTTGAGATAGGGGATTTTAAAAAGTCagatataactttaaataatataaactaggCAAACTGCCTATTTCGCACTATACAGACGAAGTGTTATTATGCGAAAAAAATTCTATTGTAGTTCACACTCATATTCAATATTGGTTCCTTTGTTTCAGCAACTATTTCAATTTTAGTTCAAGGTATAGACAATGGTTGGATATCTCCGATAGCGAAACACCTCCAATCTGAAGCTTCTCCAACTGGATACCCAATCTCCGATGAGTCTCTTAATTGGATTGTAAGTTCTATGAGTTTAGCCGCAATATTTGGTGTACCGGTGTACGCCTACATTGCTGATGCGTTTGGAAGACGAGTTGGGGTTATACTTCTAGCACTTCCACAAGCGGTGGGTCAATCTTTCACATTGCTTATTCTTAATATacgtaatttatattaaatagaacccacttttatttattttttaattttcagataTCATGGATTATAAGACTGTCATATTCTTCCACGACAACTCTTATCATTGCCAGAGTTGTTTCGGGTCTAGCTTCTGGAGGTTGTTTCAACATTGTGCCCATGTATATTAAGGAAATAAGTCAAGACAATATTAGGGGAACTTTGGGAACGCTTCCAACTGTATTACAAACCTTAGGTGTATTTATAGTATACATCATCGGAGCTTATTTGGATTATTTTACAATGAACTGTATCATATTGATTTTACCAATTGTGACAATTCTATTAATGCTCAAAGCTCCTGAATCTCCTGCCTATCTAGTGAAACAAGGCAAAATGGATGTAAGTGGAAATATAATGCCTTTTCATTTAGTGAATAGGAAGGACATTTTTTAAGATCACCAGAAGTATCCTGTATCGTATCCGGTTTGTTCTGCATTTCAAACCAAGAataaatctaattttttttcaaatcacaTCAAAATCATTACAAAAATGCATTAACCCGGATTTTGTCATGATTCTGTTCGTTGTTCTCTTTGTCTATcgatcaattataaattacaaatataataacttcaaatttaaaatttatgttatgtcgattaaacacaaaactttcatttattttagttaaacacTGTACTggtaagaatatattttttttattaaaaattacaaattttgggGGCTATCAAAGTGACTGCTAGAAATTTGATTGTATCCCTGAGTTTAGGTTAAAAAAGGGCTTTGCGAGTATCTTGAAATCGAGTAATATTTGTATATCAGTCATATCCTGAACGTAAACAACGAGTAGAGCTTACAGAGCTATAAGCGTGGCATTAAGTTGGAATAGTTAGGCGCGATTCCGCTCACAGCACTTTTCTATTGTCAGAACCTTAAAACACACTGTTTAACTTTTCGTTGTCCAAGTCACCATGGTTCTTACTAGTAGAGGCCAGAAATCGTTATAACAAGGAAAAAAATTGTCTGTGTCGATCTGAGTGGATCTTAGGATTAACACGCATTCAATTAATGAATAGCATTTTCAACAATTAAAAGtacttaaccatttttttaaggAAGCCCTAAATGCAGTTGCACTCTTAAGAGGCcttaacaaaaatgaaaaacacgtccaaaatattgtagaaaagatgaaagaagaagaagattattttagaactttgccaaatatttcattaattaatatatgtaaGTAATTGTTAAGGATTTCATCGAACTTTCTCAGTTGCCAAATGTGGCTGATGGTGCCGCGTTTTATCGGCCGAGGTCGGATCATATCGGTATATCGCAGGTTTGTCTGCTCTCTATCCCAAGGGAGAGGACTTACGAGAGAAAAGAAAGGTTAAAAGATTACATATCTGATTACAGCTCTTAACAGCTATAAACAAAGCTCTCCATTGCGCCCTATTGGTGAAGGGATAAATAAAGAATAgtgcaaatgcaaaaaaattatgGAAGAATTAAAactcatgttttttttacagtgCGACGAAGATCCTGGCGCAGAGCGTTTGTACTCTCAATGTTTACTTTTACGTTCTTCGAGTTGAACGGTGCGCTCGTTATTGTGACATACGCTTCAACAATACTAAATTCTACAGGAGTAGAATTTAATATACGTCCGGAGTTACAGGCCATCAGTTTTCCCATTGTAATGACAATAGGTTATCTTGTGGTAGCTACATGCGTTGATCGAGTTGGTAGAAAGGTAATGTTAATAAAGTATTACGTAAAGATTAGTAAATAAACATCTTCAAGAAtaacacaatattatatttttcagcCACTTCTAATTTTGGCGTATTTGGTCACCTCTTGTACTATGTTCTGTTTGgcaataataatgatattacaAATGAACGGCGGTGGTTCGATTCCGGCTTGGCTTCCCGTGTTGATTATGATGCTTTGTGTATTCATGTTTAGTGGTGGAGTTATGCCATTATCCTATATTATCTTGACGGAGATGTTCAGTTTTCAGGTATCAATTgccacactttttttatttcgtttgtattaaagtattttagcttttattttctttttatgtgtTCGAACAAGATTTTTTCGTTAATTTTTTAGAACCAAATGAAAACAtaagctatttttaaattttacaccgGTTATAATAGTTATGAAGCATTAGGAAAAATGAGACGAATTTTCCTCTCTCTTCTGAGAATTTtgtaataatgtaatgtaataggACGATGAAGTTTGTATAGACGACGACATAACGAGGGTATGAAagaaaaacctggctaagttttatGATCTACTCCTTCCGATAAATCCTTCCAGCTTAAGTTTTAACTGaccaaatgtagttatcaccatcaatcacctcacaataatgaaCCAAAAGACGTATGAACTCTTCATAGGCTTCATtcacctaaataataaatttgaataagaTTTCTTTCAGATAGTGTACTAATAAACTAGAACTTATCTAATGTCTCCTTTCAGATCCGCGCTAAGCTCATGGGTTTAGTAGTAACCTACGCTTGGTTCTTAACTTTCTTGCTATACAACATTCATGCATTATTGACAAATAGTCTTGGAAAATATTCTGCGTTCTTGTTTTACGGCTTAATAAATCTTGCTGGGGCCATATTCGCGTTTGTGTTTCTGCCAGAAACGAAAGGGAAGActgttgaagaaattatgaaaattatagcGAAAAATAAACAGATCAAAACAGATGATAACGAAACTTGAAATAACATTTAACaggaatttattaaaaagaaactaCAGCAGTAGAAGAAAATTAaacgagttttatttacgcTTACTTTAATGAGTTCTTGAAATTAAATTCTAAGGTTCTTATTTAAGATTATGTGTTTTGCTTATATTCGTAATAGTAAAAGTAAGAGGCATAACTTTAtaactgaaaataatttattattttttaaaccatgTCGATTGGAATAACATTTTCCCTGCTATCAAAACTTTCATTGAGCTCCGTTTCATTTAGCACTCTGTCTATCCAGGGTCGATTTAAAGAGACCTGAAATCAAGTAACACTAAAAATTTGGACAAAAGGTGCCAGAAATAGGTCATCCCACAAGGTTTGATAAACTAAGAAATTTGTCAAAACAATTTAGCAATTGTGCCTTGTAAAGTTATCTTTCAACATGATACAATTATATATTctaccacagctttattaactctccgaGTATTGGCACACGTGTggaattaa
This sequence is a window from Pararge aegeria chromosome 1, ilParAegt1.1, whole genome shotgun sequence. Protein-coding genes within it:
- the LOC120625046 gene encoding facilitated trehalose transporter Tret1-like; translated protein: METKSQRNGHTYWQWTFTLFATISILVQGIDNGWISPIAKHLQSEASPTGYPISDESLNWIVSSMSLAAIFGVPVYAYIADAFGRRVGVILLALPQAISWIIRLSYSSTTTLIIARVVSGLASGGCFNIVPMYIKEISQDNIRGTLGTLPTVLQTLGVFIVYIIGAYLDYFTMNCIILILPIVTILLMLKAPESPAYLVKQGKMDEALNAVALLRGLNKNEKHVQNIVEKMKEEEDYFRTLPNISLINILRRRSWRRAFVLSMFTFTFFELNGALVIVTYASTILNSTGVEFNIRPELQAISFPIVMTIGYLVVATCVDRVGRKPLLILAYLVTSCTMFCLAIIMILQMNGGGSIPAWLPVLIMMLCVFMFSGGVMPLSYIILTEMFSFQIRAKLMGLVVTYAWFLTFLLYNIHALLTNSLGKYSAFLFYGLINLAGAIFAFVFLPETKGKTVEEIMKIIAKNKQIKTDDNET